A region of the Apium graveolens cultivar Ventura chromosome 6, ASM990537v1, whole genome shotgun sequence genome:
TctgcctctctctctctctctctccccctccctcccTTCCTCTCCATCTgcctctcttttctctctctctctacactattctaattagggtttaaaatttgaatttagGGACTGGAATCGTTATAATGCTATTTTAGGGACTGCAATCGTTATAATGTTACTTGTTATTTGGCGGTTTAAAATCTGATTCAAGGTTTTCTATAAGCCCTAATTTTTTGTTGGGTTTAAAATAAGGTTTTGTATAATCCCTAATTTTTTGTTGGGTTTAAAAGAACCtcaataatttataattttataggTTTTCAGTATTCCCTAATATTTTGGGGTTTTTATGAACCCTGATCGTTTTATTTTCTACCCCTTTCTTATATCCGAATTAATAGTTTCCTTCCTCTTGTTACTGACTGCAGATACTTGTGCACATAGTTTCCTGGCCAGGAGTTGAACCTGTCCTTTTGGATGGGTTCAAATCTTCTGATACTATTGACATCATCGTGGAAAGGCTCTTTCAGACAGCAACAGACGTTGACCTTGGTTATCCTGATTGTGGAAAAGTGTTGTCGCCGGATGGATTTGTTATGCATTACAACGAGACTTTACAATCTTTGTTAGACTTGGGATATGGGGAATGGTCCACCTACTTGTCTTACGTCCCAGTCACCGGAACATAAATTGGAATTCGACTGGTTGGCAATTTGCGAGCGTGTAAGATTGGGAGAGGAAGCACATATGGAACACATAGGCAACCGAAGGCCAAAATCCATTCCATTTGCTCAACTGTCAGGAGTAAGAATTCATGGCCAGTATCAGTTGCTCGATTCGAACAACAATCTTATGCCTGATTCAAGTATTAGGATTGCCGTCCCTGTCCCTATCCAGACAAATGCCTCTGTCATTCTTTTGGCTACGAGTGATAAGATTTTAAAGGATCTGATATCCTTTAATGATAAGTCTACGTATCTTGTAGTTGGTGTTAGTTGGGACATATTGTCGTATTTATTTCTCAGGACACTTAGAGCATCATACCTGGACATTCCCATTGTTGCTGTCACTGACTTAGACCCCCATCACCTCGACTTGCTGACCTTCCTTGACACACCTCTCAAAAAATTACCATGTTGCTACGGGTGGGATCTCAGCGGTGAGTCTAGAGATGAGAATAATGTCGATTTTGTGAATATAAAGTGGCTTGGTCTGAGGCCCTGTGACTGTAAGTCTCGCCTTTCTTATGATGGTGCTAGTTGTTATCCTTCTGGCTTTCGTGAGGTCACTTCGCATGCTCAGGGCTAATCCCATATTCCGTGCTAAGGGCTAATCCCATATTCCGTGCTAAGAAAGACTGGTTAGCAGCAATGAGTTGGCTCGATGTGTTTGGCAAGTCGGTGACATTCCACCCTCTGGCTCCAGGATATGTTGATCCAAATTCTGCTGATTGTCACCTATATCTAGGGGATTTTTTCGTTGCTAAGAAATTACGGAGAAGAGATTGGGTTTAGATAACTACCATGGAAGTAATGCTTTTGTCTAAGCTATAATGCTTAATTTTAGACTTATAGTGGGTTATGTGCAAATTATTTAATTCTCTCCGCAAATTTCTGACCAGATGGCAATGTTTGTTTGATAGATTGTTGGATAATCTATCTTTTTTATGTGCATTTACTTTCTGTCAATATGAACTACATGTATGACTGGGATCTGGGAATGATTTCCAAGTGAGGGGTCATGCTGCCTTTTTGCCACCGCCTTAATTAATTGCTGCTACTTGACAATTATATCTTGGTCCAGAAGGATTGGGTTAATTTCTGTCCTGCGAAAAGCGTTGATTTATGTTTATATCTAAAGACAAATTTATTTGGCTAGTATTTTGTTTTATACTTTTTGGGTACAGTGGTAATAGTTATGGTTGCTGATTGGTCACCTTCACCATATGGCAAATTTTGTTTTATCtttgttaatttttattttacGGGTTCTTTTAGTTTTTACGGAAAGAAGTTGCTGGCCTTTCAAGTGTGTGAGATATTTATAGTATTGAATTGTTATTTATTGTTAGAATATTGTCAAGTTCTATGTACTCCATGTTCTGATCCCAATTTCTGAATTTCAAAATTTCAACTGTTCATTTACTTTCTTTAGTAGGTAATTGTTCTTATTTTGGGCTTGTGTACTTGCTTTACTCGAGCGTTAGAATAAGTTATTGTATTGCTTGACATTACTAGGACTTAGTGTGAGACTCGGATTCTAAGCACTTATCTCCACTTTATACCTTAGGGTTAGCGTTGCTTCTTTGTATTTTAGATGTAGCTTTGTCATGGCTGTAACACCCACTCAAAATAAACGATCAACTACTGCATCACATTAAGTTAGTAGCAGCACATGTCTTGAGCTTCTGAATTGTTCCCCTGTATAACATTCAACTATATTAATAGAACTAGATGTGTACGAGACTACGAGAAACTGTAATCCAGATATCTATTTTTTTATTAGTATAATAAACCAAGCAGAAAAATGATGGAAGATAACAAGTTCATGGCTCTGCAAAGCAACAGTCATCTCTTTGATCGTGGGTGTTAAATCCACAAGTAATTCCGCCGTGGTTGGTTCAAGCGGTGGAGAGCAGTTAATTGTGTCTTACAGAAGGTACAAACAAATGGACACCCTATCAATTGAATGGCAACGAGCTAGCAGCAGCTCTAGTTGTTTGGCATGCTCGTCATTGGGAACAATATGTTTTGGTATTTTCTAATGGAAGCCGTGATGATGTCAATATGTCAATTATATATACAAGTACGTGAGTTCTGTTCTTTCTTAGATCAGAATGTGTGCTTCAATTAACTTATGTGGAGTTGGCTAAACACATAAGCAGCTTGAACTGCTATCTTTTAAGTCTTTTTATATATGATGCTGTGTGGATATGCCATCTAAACTATCCTCACCATTGCTAATTTTCATCCGCTGCTGATTAGGAGGAATGCAATGTGGAGGTCTCCAAAAGCAGCAATAACTCCTAATTTTCATCTGCCAATGCGCACTACAGAAGTTAGAAACAGGTAACTATCTCGGAATGTCTCTCGCACACACATTTCATTTCTATATGTTTAGCTttatttgataatcaaatatGTTCGATAATGAAACCTTTTAAATACTTGTAGAATCAGTCAACCAGCTAATAAAAAATTACATAATTTATGACATGTTTTGGGTGTCAACAAACATTTAAGTACTTGCAATCCTCCTCCGTGTAGACACTTTAAAATGTCACatacttaaaattttcaattttttaggGCTTTTAGGTGGGACCGGTGAAACACTATTTCCACTGGTTGACATTGAAATTATATGATTCCATAATTTCTTTATGTAGGATAACATGGTTCTGTATCTGTAAGCAGCTAATTAAACATAAAAATGTGCCAAACTATTGCATTCTTGGCCACATTAGAAGTATAGAGATGGCTGATGCATTTTACTTGCTATTGGAAATAGATCTTGAATTGTGTTTATAGAGATGTTAAAAGCAGGAAAAAGATTTGGATAATGTTCTGCAAGTATGATGCAACAATGAAGATGATGTGCTGTATATGAGTTAGCATCCAAAAACTTTGCTTAGATTTCTGTTGGCATCATGCATCAATGCACATTAACTAAATCATAATTTATCCATGGTAATTAACCTGTGCTTACTGTATTATTTCTAATGTATGCAGAACTTTCACCGACGACATAAAGGCTCTCAGATTGATAACTGCCATTAAAACTCCATATGCCTGATGGTAGATTTGATCTCGAAGCATATGATGCTCTAGTAAACATGCAGATTGAACACGGGGTAGAGGGTGTCATAGTTGGTGGAACTACTGGTGAAGGCCAATTGATGAGCTGGGATGAACATATTATGCTTATTGGTCACACAGTCAACTGTTTCGGTGGATCTATCAAGGTTATTGGAATGCATGCAGCTTTGCACTTTAATCCCTACTATGGCAAGACCTCTCTTGAGGGCATGGTTTCTCATTTTAACAGTGTGCTCTCCATGGGTCCAACCATTGTCTACAATGTTCCAGGAAGAACTGGCCAAGATATCCCACCTCGTGTGATCCACAATTTGGCTCGAAACCCAAACCTGGCAGGTGTCAAGGAATGTGTAGATCAGTATACCAAAAATGGAATTGTTGTCTGGAGCGGAAATGATGATCAGTGCCATGATTCGAGGTGGGTTTATGGTGCAACCGGAGTTATATCTGTAACCAGCAACTTGGTCCCACAACTAATGCGGGATTTCATGTTCAGGGGGAAGAACATAACCTTAAATGCAAAGTTGTTGCCTTTGATGAAGTGGCTTTTTGAAGAGCCAAATCCAATTGGGTTAAATACAGCACTTTCTCAACTCGGGGTTGTCAGGCCTGTTTTCCGGTTGCCATATGTACCTCTGCCTTTGGCCAAGAGAGTAGAGTTTGTTAATATAGTTGAAGACCTGGGGAGAGAGAACTTTGTAGGAGAAGAAGATGTTCAGGTTCTTGAAGATGACGATTTTGTACTAATTGGTCGATATTAGGCTGTAATCTCGAGGTTGATAGCTCGTAGTAGTGAGTACCTGGTTTGGCTTGAGGGTGTTGTGCATTTTGTGAAAGAATGAAACTGTCTCCAGTTTGTGTACAATAAATTTGTTGGAAATGAGAATGTGTTCTTTGCCATCTTGGGCACAATGTAGAGTTTTCTATCTTATATTAACTCGGGTCGGTGTTTGATATTTAATCAAGTTCACGCAGAGAGCTTCACTTTAGTAAACGTTCTGGAGCAGGCAAGATTTTCACTATTTTGAGTCTGtcacttttatttatttttctatttttttgcTAGATTGAGTCTAATGTACTTTTAAGATAGAAATCAGTGCAAACAAAATTATTAAGATAATTGCTAAGATATTGATCCAATATTAAAAAAATGGTAAAATAATTCGAAACTGCTTTTTACCTGCAGATAAATTGTCCAAGGATGGCGTGCCTCAAAAATCTATTTGAAGCAACTAAaacttttttaatttttaatatcatTTCATACAAATCTACAGGAACATGGCAGAATAAGAATTAACTGattattaatcaattaatttttattaattttatttcaaatatGGAGTAGGAATCAATTCTGTTCAACTTCATTGGGTAAAAGGCCAAGTTGTTGTGTAGgaggattgatttggagttgaGAGTGCAGAGCCATGTTTTCAATATGAAGAAATGCAGCTTTCTTTCTCAGTTTTTCATTCTCTTCAATGATGCTTTTGTTTTCAGTGTAAAGCTTCAAGTTCTGCAGTAGCATCTTTCTCTTCAGTATCCATAGTCTTCTTGCCCTTTCCTTTGCTTGCTTTGACATTCTCTTTCTGATACAAGTCAAATATGTAGTTCAATGAGTACATAAATACATAAATTCATGCATGCATGCACTCTGTATTTAGCAAGAAACAGTAAACACACAGAGAGACAAGTACAAATATCTTGCATGTTAAAGAAATTAAGAGAGCTGACCTTTGTGTGCAATGTGCCCTGGATTTGAGGTTCTTGATTGACTGCTTTCTCCAGGGATTAAAAGTGAAGTGTGAATTTGGATAATGAGATGAGTTTGGTAATCCTGAGATGCTGATACACATTGTGTGCATCATCCAGactttactgtatgtgtgtgtgtgactAATTAGGAAATGCTGATAAAGGACAGGAGATGCAGAGAGATTGAATGAAGGTTGGAGTTTTAGAATGAAGATGAGAGTTGGATGAAGAAAAGCTGACCAGTTGCAGTGTTATATAGAGATGtttgtttgtgtgtgtgtgtgtgtgtgtgagtgagtgagtgagtgagagagagagagagagagagagagagagagagagagagagactttCACAACAATGATAGCAAGAGGACTCATAATGAGAGAGGCCACCAATTAAGCAGCTAGCATTCCATCTCAGGAAGTAAAACAATTGAGTTCTTATCCTTGATGTATTAGCCTAATTTGTTTGATTACTTTCATGATTCAAGTCTCTAGTTTTCCTTGAGCTGGCTAAAGATGGGAACACAGAAAATGACCACATTACCACAAGCATCTTTCATACAACTTGAGCTTTTCTTTTTGAATTTTACCATCCTtgccttctttttgttcttctCTTGACCATCCACTTCTTATTGTCATCATGGAGCTCTAGGTATCATTATGGTCTGTCCCAACACTCTACCCAAAATACAAACTAGTCATCGTTCCAAAAGATGATTAAAGTTCTAGTTTCATCCCTTTATAGATTACAATATTTATTATCCGTCTTTTTACTACGAGAATATTCTCATATTCTCGTGGTATTCTCATATTCTCGTATAAGTCCCTTCCACGGATTATTCAGACAGTTTAGACACTACACTTCGCATTTGTTATTATTGATAAAAAAATCCAAGAAAAATATCGAAAAAAGTATTAGTTTCGAAAAAAAATCAAGGATTGTAGGGTGTATGAGAGTCAATGTGGTTAGGTATCTTTTTTCATATCCAAATTGTAATTGAGTACTCTCCATTACTTGTACAGTGTACtcatttaattttgaaaatgaaACCCCACCCAAAATTTGTCCTTATTTTCATCTGCATCTTTATACATCTCTTTTTTCTTGTCTTACAAATGCTGTAATGATGAAGTTGATGAGGACGGTGGAGTTTCCAGCTGCACCTTCATCTCTTGTGACCTTGGTTTCACATGGTCCCTTGCTAGCTTTGGTTGAATAAGTTGTACAGAGCTTAGTGTGGTTCTAGTTCAATCACTTAAGATAACGTAATGAATTGTTCGGATTGCTGTTATAAATTGCTACGGCCTTTCAGCAGATTAGCTGATGACATAACTACAAGTTCACCTTGGCTAATTGGTTTATAAAACAGCAATACCACTTGCAGTTTGAATTTTTTTGTATTTATTAAAAAAGTCAGCTGTCTGCGCGAGTCGCCTTTTTTTGGGCTCATCGCATCAATTTGTTAGCTCAACTCGCAGCAGTCATATATGACATTAACAACTAAAGTCGTCAGATCAAACTAGGAACCTCAATTGATTTTAAGATTGGCTTGCAGGCAAGCTAAATGAGTCAAATTTTTAGAGGTTTTAAATATTTG
Encoded here:
- the LOC141668024 gene encoding LOW QUALITY PROTEIN: 4-hydroxy-tetrahydrodipicolinate synthase 2, chloroplastic-like (The sequence of the model RefSeq protein was modified relative to this genomic sequence to represent the inferred CDS: inserted 2 bases in 1 codon); protein product: MWRSPKAAITPNFHLPMRTTEVRNRTFTDDIKALRLITAIKTPYXPDGRFDLEAYDALVNMQIEHGVEGVIVGGTTGEGQLMSWDEHIMLIGHTVNCFGGSIKVIGMHAALHFNPYYGKTSLEGMVSHFNSVLSMGPTIVYNVPGRTGQDIPPRVIHNLARNPNLAGVKECVDQYTKNGIVVWSGNDDQCHDSRWVYGATGVISVTSNLVPQLMRDFMFRGKNITLNAKLLPLMKWLFEEPNPIGLNTALSQLGVVRPVFRLPYVPLPLAKRVEFVNIVEDLGRENFVGEEDVQVLEDDDFVLIGRY